In the Microcebus murinus isolate Inina chromosome 14, M.murinus_Inina_mat1.0, whole genome shotgun sequence genome, one interval contains:
- the TACR2 gene encoding substance-K receptor, whose amino-acid sequence MGDCAIVTDTNSSSGLDSNTTGITSFSMPGWQLALWATAYLALVLVAVTGNATVIWIILAHRRMRTVTNYFIVNLALADLCMAAFNAAFNFVYASHNIWYFGRAFCYFQNLFPITAMFVSIYSMTAIAADRYMAIVHPFRPRLSASSTKAVIAGIWLVALALAFPQCFYSTITMDQGATKCVVAWPEDSGGKTLLLYHLVVIALIYFVPLVVMFVAYSIIGLTLWRHAVPGHQAHGANLRHLQAKKKFVKTMVLVVVTFAVCWLPYHLYFILGSFQKDIYCHKFIQQVYLALFWLAMSSTMYNPIIYCCLNRRFRSGFRLAFRCCPWVTPTEEDKLELTHIPSLSARVNRCHTKETLFMAGDVAPSEATNEEAGGPQDGMLLWSGYGWSVPTKTYVDT is encoded by the exons ATGGGGGACTGTGCCATTGTGACCGACACCAACAGCTCGTCTGGCCTGGACAGCAACACCACCGGCATCACATCCTTCTCCATGCCCGGCTGGCAGCTGGCACTGTGGGCCACAGCCTACCTGGCCCTGGTGCTGGTGGCCGTGACGGGCAATGCCACGGTCATCTGGATCATCCTGGCCCATCGGAGGATGCGCACGGTCACCAACTACTTCATCGTCAACCTGGCTCTGGCCGACCTGTGCATGGCCGCCTTCAACGCTGCCTTCAACTTCGTCTACGCCAGCCACAACATCTGGTACTTCGGCCGCGCCTTCTGCTACTTCCAGAACCTCTTCCCCATCACCGCCATGTTCGTCAGCATCTACTCCATGACTGCCATCGCCGCTGACAG GTACATGGCCATCGTCCACCCCTTCCGGCCACGGCTCTCAGCCTCCAGCACCAAAGCGGTTATTGCTGGCATCTGGCTGGTGGCCCTGGCCCTCGCCTTCCCCCAGTGCTTCTACTCCACCATCACCATGGACCAGGGAGCCACCAAGTGTGTGGTGGCCTGGCCCGAAGACAGCGGGGGCAAGACGCTCCTCCT GTACCACCTCGTGGTGATCGCCCTCATCTACTTCGTGCCCCTCGTGGTGATGTTCGTCGCCTACAGCATCATCGGCCTCACGCTCTGGAGGCACGCAGTGCCGGGACACCAGGCCCACGGAGCCAACCTGCGCCACCTGCAGGCCAAGAAGAAG TTTGTGAAGAccatggtgctggtggtggtgacaTTCGCCGTCTGCTGGCTGCCCTACCACCTCTACTTCATCCTGGGCAGCTTCCAAAAGGACATCTACTGCCACAAGTTCATCCAGCAGGTCTACCTGGCACTCTTCTGGCTGGCCATGAGCTCCACCATGTACAACCCCATCATCTACTGCTGCCTCAACCGCAG GTTCCGCTCTGGATTCCGGCTTGCCTTCCGTTGCTGCCCCTGGGTCACGCCCACAGAGGAGGACAAGCTGGAGCTGACTCACATTCCGTCCCTCTCCGCCAGGGTCAACAGGTGTCACACCAAAGAGACTCTGTTCATGGCTGGGGATGTGGCCCCCTCCGAGGCTACCAACGAGGAGGCTGGGGGTCCCCAAGACGGGATGCTGCTGTGGTCTGGATACGGTTGGTCTGTCCCCACCAAAACTTATGTTGACACTTGA